The DNA sequence ATCCTCCAGGTACCAGGGAAGAGCTCTATATTCCGGGTCCAAGGATGATGGTTGCAACGCCCCGCGCTTCCACCAACAAGAGGTGCGGGGGATGGTGATACCCCTTGAAAGACATAACTAACTTACAAGACTGAAAATGAAAAGTAAACTAACGGAACAAGGCGCCGGAGGAACCCCTTTCTAAAAGTCTAAGAGCTAGAAGGCGGGGTACAGCGGTTGCTTCCTGTAAGATTTGAATAGTCATGGCCTCATGGTCAAGCCAGAAAGGAAAGAAAAAGTCTATATCTTCTGTCCTCTCTATTACTCGCTCCAGGTATTACACTCGTTGGGCTCAAGGTAGCATTACTAAACCTATAAAGAGCGGGATGCTATTCTAAGAGGAATTTACTGTAAAATAGATATCTCTTTGCTCTTCAGCCAGTAAGTCTGAAAGCAAGTCAGTTGTAGGCCAGACCTGTCATCAGTAGTTCTACTTTTGTAGATTGAAGCTTTTATAAGGCAGGAATGGGAGCTGCAAAGGCAGAGATAAAGCTGCGATTGCTCTTGCTCGACTCTTCATGGCACGGTTGGCCGGGAATGAGAACAAAAGGAGTAAGAAGAAACTGGCTAAGATTCAATTGACCTATATAGCAACCAGTTCAACTAAAGGGGCGTAGCGGAGTGACCCCTACGCCCCTTTAGTCTCATCTACCTACTCCATGAGAGAAGGTGAGAACTCATCAATCAAAAACTTTTCGTATAATAAGGAAGTGGCTAGTCTATCTTTGTCTCTTTTTTCTTTCTCTTCCTGCTCTTCTCCCATGCCCGCTAGGAACCGCTAATAGTCATAGTGGGACCTCTCCTTTTATGTCTTTAACAAAGTAAAGTTCTTGTCTAATTGATCAAGAGAAGGGGATCTCTACGATAATGAAATACAGACGGACCTGCTTTGAGTGTCCTTTCTGTGCTCTGTTTTAAGCTGGAAAGAGTGCTTTCCCGATTCGATGGTTAAGCTCCGGAGATCCTCTTTTCTCTGGTTTCGGTAGGATGAATTTCATTTTATGTTTGACGCATCGCATATAGTTAGCCTGACTAAGGCATCGATATTAAAAGAAGTAATGTCAGCTCTCATGAAGGTAAGCACATTTTTTTTTATTAGACGATTCTAAGGGTACGGGACACCTCCTCCAGTCTATTAGGCGAGGTATGTTCTCTTGGCCTGAGAGTTGGTTCAACCCCAACGAGAAACATCCTTTCTAGTGTGTTCAATCCCACCTTTCATCAACTGTTGTTTCTCTGTCCCTTTTCGTTCTCCTCTCTCTCTTCTTCGTTCCGAGTTGGTTTGCAAACCATGGAGGATCAACCTTCTATTGCATTACAGTTGGTTAAACAGCTATCCCTTACCGTACATCATACTATTCGTCTCTTCCTTCGCTGTAATCTTCCTTTTATTCCTGATCTTTTGCAGCTCCATTCGTTTGTTGTTATTGTTTGTCGTCGGTTATTCGGATCTTCTGAGCCAGGATCAAATCTGTGTGAGCGGGGCAAAGACACCTGTTTGTTCCCCGAGCTACTAAAGCTGGTTTAGAAGGGTCCACAAAGCCAAGAAAGAAAACTCCTAGCTCAGAGAGCACAAATCCTTGATCAACTAGCCTAGCAAACAACTCGGAAATCAAGAGCATCGCTAACAAGAGGATGTGGCCAATTACCAGTTGGCTTGGAGCAAAGAGAGAGAGAAAGAGATTCGACTTGTATAAGAGGGGTTCCTCCAGCTTCGCTGAAGAAGCTAGGTTCCTCCTCTTCCTCCCTTTCATAACACTCCTTCCCCGTCTTACTAGGCGTTAGGCCCTCCATTGCATTCTATTCTCCGGAGCCTACCAACTTGCCTACCTCTTAATCTCCGCCCGTTAACATATAAAAAATAAGACTCTTGTAGATTCGCCTCTTTCTTTCCGACTCGCTTCACGACTCTTTTAGTCTCGTTACGCTTAATAATCAAAATCAGCGGAAGCCAACTCTTGAAAATCTCAGGTTTACACTGCTAGATCAAATTCATACTGAAATGCATTACCCTACCTATCTAAAAAAAAGAGGGCCCTGGGGAGCATGCCACCCTCAACCCACAAACTCCCATTCTCCTCAGTCTCCCAGTATTGGAGACCTACTTACTACATCTCGACCGGGGGCCTCTCCAGTCTTTGCTTAAGAACTTTTCTTTCTTACTGATTGAGGATTCCTAATGTGATGAAAGCTAAATTAAAGCTAAAGCTCTTTCTTTTAAGAAAGCATCTGGTTCCATTTTTCTTTCGTTAGTTAATCCACCTTTAAGGGCTTGTAGTAATTCAGGTTTGACACTATTTGGAATGGCTTTCTCATATTGAGAGATTCTGTCTAGTGGCATTCGATCACAGAATCCATTGACAGCTGCATAAATGACTAGTATTTGTTTTTCAATTGGAAGTGGTGCATATTGTGGTTGTTTCGGTACTTCTGTCAGCCTTGCACCTCTATTGAGTAATGCCTGAGTCGCAGCATCAAGGTCTGAGCCAAATTGAGCAAAGGCGGCCACTTCGCGATATTGTGCCAATTCCAGTTTTGAACTACCGCATACTTGTTTCATAGCTTTCAACTGAGCGGCAGACCCGACGCGACTGACAGATAAGCCGACGTTAATAGCAGGTCTAATTCCGCGATAAAAGAGCTCTGTTTCCAAACAGATTTGTCCATCAGTAATGGAGATCACATTGGTGGGAATATAGGCCGATACGTCTCCAGCTTGTGTTTCAATGACGGGTAAGGCGGTCAAGCTACCTGCACCTGTCTGGTCCGATCGTTTAGCCGCTCTTTCTAAGAGACGGGAATGTAAATAGAAAACATCACCTGGGAAAGCCTCACGGCCTGGTGGTCGGCGTAACAATAATGACATTTGTCGATATGCCACCGCCTGTTTACTAAGATCATCATAGATTATTAATGCGTGCATTCCATTATCGCGGAAATATTCCCCCATGGCACACCCGGAATATGGGGCCAAAAATTGCAGAGGAGCAGGATCCGAAGCGGTGGCTGCTACAAGAATGGAATATTCCAAAGCATTCGCTTCTTCAAGAGTTTGAATTAATTGTCCCACAGTCGAGCGTTTCTGTCCAATCGCTACATAGACACAATACATTGTCTCACTCTCAGAGGTGGCCCTTGAGTTTATTTGCTTTTGGTTTAATATGGTATCGATAGCAATAGTCGTTTTTCCAGTTTGTCGGTCCCCGATTAGAAGTTCTCGTTGACCACGGCCTATAGGAACCAGGCTATCTACCGCTTTTAACCCTGTTTGCATAGGCTCGTGCACTGATTTACGTTCAAGAATCCCAGGGGCTTTCACTTCGACACGTCTTTGCTCGTGATCGCTTAGAGCCCCTCTTCCATCAATAGGTACTCCCATCGCGTCGACCACACGCCCTAGCATAGCCTTTCCCGCGGGAACATCCACAATAGATCCAGTGCGCTTGACAAGATCTCCTTCTTTTATAGCGGTATCACCACCAAAGACAACAATCCCGACATTCTCATTCTCAAGATTCAAGGCCATTCCTTTCACACCGTTGGCAAAAAGAACCATTTCCCCAGCTTGAATCTCGTTCAATCCATAAACTTGTGCAATCCCATCTCCAACTGAGACCACTCGACCGATCTCATCCACTTGAAAATTCGCGTAAAAGTTCCTAATTCGACTTTCGAATAGATTCGTTAGTTCCGCAGCTCTGGGAGATAATTCCATAATTCCATTTTTGAATTCAGAGGCAAGGAGGAATACCGCTTTAGAAAAAAAAAGTCAACCTTATGAACTGAACGAAAGCACTAACTCCAGAGCTTGGGCAAAGTAGCGACTATTCGTGCCCTGATAGATCAGGTCTAAATAGATCGCGTTCGCTCCTAAGAGATTCTCTGCAGGAGTATCAACAATAATAAAAAAAAAGATTTAAAACTTTAGGTATATTTATACCCGTTAGAGACGGAATGTCATCATAAGGGTGTTGTTCCTTATATTTAGTAAAAAGAGATGAGAGTAGGAATTCCACTTCTTGCTTTTTCATTTTAAACAGCAAGGTAGTTGTAGGAATCTCTTTTTAAAATAAAAAGAATTTATAACCCACTAGTCCGAGTCCGAGTGAGGAAAAGATTAACGCCCCTAAAATGCCTAGTGAAATGGAGTCACCCAGTTGAGACATGATTAGATTAATTGATTTCAACAAAATGATTCCCTCCAGACAGCTTCACTCCGTCAAGCCTCTAGGAGTAGTGAAGAACTATAGAAAGTTGTGGTTGGTTGTTGACCAACAAAAGCATGGGAGAAAACCAAGAACAGGGGGCATAGAGATCTCTTATATTTCAAATTGAATGAGATTTTGCTTCTTTCTTTATTTTTTGATATGCCGCTTCTTCGCCAGCAAGGAGCGAGAAAACAAAGTGAACAAAGAGTCAAGTCTTACTTATTTAAGCTGGAATGAAAATCTTCTTCTCTTAATGATATTTTATAGAGTTTCGTTTCTTTTATCTATCTCCCTATTCGAACGAGGGAAGTGAGCTGGCTAACTCCTGTAAGCAGCTTTCTTATCATATACGTATTTCTCTGTCATTCTTCCTTCACTGCAATTATCTGTTTATTATCCGTGTTCTATCGTAGCTAACCAACACTTGGAGGGAGCGAGCAAGGACCTGCTCGCGACTGTAGCTACCTCTGCAAGTGCAGCTAAAGCAGGGGCGCAAGCCCCGTTTTTAAATATCTTTGCTTTCTTTCCACAGTTCCGAGTAGGTCTGCAAGCCTAGGAGGATCATCGTACCTTTTGTATTACAGTTGGTTAATCAGCTACCCCTTCCCTTCTATCTTCCTCTTCTTAACCTCGTCATTCCGAGTTAGGTTTTCAAACCTAAGCAGGATCACCCCTCTGTTGACTTTCTATGGTTGAAGCAGGTACCTATTCCTACTCTCTCGTCCAGAACAACTTCTCTGGCTTAGGGTCAGGGTTACTCACATTCCTAGTTATAAGATTCCTAGTTCTGGGTCTGGGTAAGGGAAGGGTCTAGGTTCCTAACATTCCTTCCCAACTCACCACTTATCTCCCTAGTTCTTGAATTCCAAGTTCTGGGATTCTTTGATTCTGAGTTCTGAGATTGTTAGTTCTGGGACTGAGAGTGCCAGGCTGCGACCCATCTTTGCAAAGCAAGAGCGAGGCCAAGAAGCAGCAGCGCTCGTACACTAGAAGGATTTGGGTATAGAGCCCGCTACGCGCCTTCAAAGGCCGGAAAGAGATTTCGCTTTGGCTTTGGTTCGCTTGACCGTGTGACTATGGTTCCTGTGGTCTTGTTCAAATAGAATCAGTCCCCTTTTTGGGTGCTATCACATAGCCCTAAGCAGGGCAAGGAAGGTATCTAATCGACAGCAGAGAGATATGCCAATTAGAGGCACACTTACTAGAAACCTCTTTTCGTTAAATCATATCATATGGTCAGACAGAATTCTTATCTTAGTGACTCTTATCCAATCTCTTTAGGGAGATAATGACTCATGGGTATGGGTCAGGACAGTATGAACTTCGAGGGTTCAATGCAGCTAGAGAGCTGCTGCACCTACGCTTCTCTGGCTGCAGGAGATGGGGTCTCGATAAAAGGAAAGGGATGAGTTCATTCTCTGGAATGGTCTCGGAGATGGCTTCTCTTCCCTCGGATGGAGCATCTGACCTTCCGTTGGAGATGCAATATATGGGGTTCCATGGATCCATTAGTTGGTTCCGGTTCCTCGCTAGGGGAGAGAGCAGCCTTTCAGGAGGAACCTGTGACACCTGCACGGATGCCTGGCTGGAACGATTTGACAACGAATTCAATCTTGTCTTGGATGCCCACCCTACAGGATAATATCCATTAGAATCCCATCCCCTATCTTCTTTTGTTCTGCTTCTCGTAATTTTCCTTGTTGCTTGGTTGGATACCCTTCGCCCTGACCTTTTCGAAAGGATTTCAAGCCATAACACGCCCTACGTTCCTATTAAGATAAGAAGAAGGGGATCTCGTAACGACCCCCCGATCCTCACATAGTAGTTTAAGGGAAGAGAATGGAATGACTCGCAAAACAGCGTAGCAAACTACAAGCGAACGAACGAGCAGAAACAAGCTAGTCATGGGTGTGGTTCCTCTCCTTTCAGTCGAGTTGCTAAAGCACCTCGACGCTGCCAAGCTCTCTGTCTTGGTTAATGGTTCTCCAAAAGGATATTTCTCATGTTAGGCGGTGTGAGACAGGGGGATCCTTTATCCCCCGTTGTTATTTTGTATTGCGGAAGATGTCTTATCACGGGGTCTTACCGGGCTTAATCACCTGGGCATTCTTTCTTCAATTACCGAGACCTGGACATACAAAGATCTAGGCAGCTCATCTTCTTCTAACGAAGTCAGATCTTTTTCCATACCATAACGTATATAGAATCGATTTTCTTTTCTGATCGCTAGCCTGCCGGGCCGCCCCCGCGATCAAACTATCAATCTCATAAGAGAAGAAATCTCTATGCCCCCTTTTTCTTGGTTTTCTCCCATGCTTTTGTTGGTCAACAATCAAACCAACCACTAATTCTTCCTTCACTACTAATACAGGAAGAAGTCTTGTCTTCTTCTGTTCGGAATCCATTTTTTTTTATCAAAAGAAAGACTCAAAAATAATATAAATAATAATATATAGAATATAGAAAGAATTGCTTAAATAACTCAGCGATCTAAAATCATAGTCACGATCTACTAAAAGTCAAGTTGAGCACCCGGACCAGAGGTGGCCGAGAATCTTATGTCAAAAGGACTAACGACGATGAAAGAGGAGAAGGAGGAGTAGGAGGAGTCAGACGGAATCAAATGATTACGAGATAGACAATGAGACCAGGGAGAGCAAGAGCACTTAGACAATTCACTTTGAGTACAGGAAAGTCTGCTGGTAGGAATTCCTCAGGGCGTATTACGGTTTTTCACCGAGGGGGTGGCTCGAAGCGATTGCTGCGAAGAATTGATCTGAAACGAAGCACTTCCTCTATGGGCATTGTAGAGAGTATAGAATATGACCCTAATCGTTCTTCTCAGATCGCTCCAGTACGATGGATCAAGGGGGGCTGCCAGAAAAAAATGAACACGATCGAGGAGTTAGCTCCGCCGCGCAAGATCCTCGAACCTACCACGAACACCATCAGCGGCCTCTTTTCGTTCTCTTTCCTGCCCGGGAAGGTGGATCAAAGAAAGGTAGCTTGCTTCTCTCCTGGACTGATGGCCGCTTATGTAGTGGTCGGCCTTCCTACCGGAATGCCTCCTTTGTCTTCGTATAAGAGCGCCTTTGCTAGTAAGGGCGCAGGAAGCACAAAAACTTTAGTGAAGGACGTCTTCTTCTCTGCCTTCTCCTCTCCAAAGGCCAAGAGAGAGACTGCATCCCTTGCCTTCGCTAGCTCTTTTGGTTTCCCAAGGATAGCGGTAGCTGGGGTTCCTACCGCTTTCTTCGCTCCGCGAATGAGACAGAAAGTGAGAGGAAAAAGCACGTTCTCTCTTTGCGAGGTCCGAAAGTGGAGAACGCATAGCATTCTCTGGGCACATAGGATCAAAGGTAAAGCAGGGCTTTCTTGGCAGAGTTTTAGGCGGCAAGATACTTTAGGGCTTGTTGGAGCTGCTGGGCATAACAAATCGAAGCCGAAGACGGATCAAGGTAGCTTGCCTGCCAAGCCGATAGGCGAAAGGGCGAAGCAACTCAAAGCTCTCCGGGGTTTGAGGGCGAAGGATGGAGCGTGCAAAGTCGATCGTGCACCTGTCGTGTGACCCGTTGGTCCTAAGCAATGTCTTGCGCGAAGCGACCCACCTAGAAAGAGCTCTCCTTTATCTGGGGGCACTAATAAAATGAAACTTCGATCAGATGCGGGTATCAAATCCCGCCGCTGAGATGTCCAGCGGATTCCTGGGCTTTGATGAAAGGCCGGCCACCTTTTTTTACGGAGAGCAAAAGGCCCGGGGCATAGCAGGATGAACCAATGTGAATGAGTGTAAGCTTCGTTGCCCGAACACGATTGGTGCTGACCACACTAGGTGCTACCGCGGTAGCAAGAGAGGCCAGGCAATGACAATTGAGAGGTTGTCACTGAACATTTCTAGTCACACGGGAAGAGAGGTCCAATGGCAAGGCCATACGCCCGTTTGGCTCCTCGCGGAGTATAGCTCACATCCAAATATCATATCTGATTGGGGAACGGGGCAACACCCATGAAGCTCCGGCGGAAAGGGAAGGCCTGCCAGGCCGTATGCCCATGGGTGCAGGATTCTTCGAAAAAGCGCGGGCTGACTCGGAGACCTGGGACCTTGGCTTAGCAACGAATGAATATTTCTCCTCGAGCTTTCTCTGCCAGCGGCTTATGTAGTGATCGGCCAGCTCGCTAAGCTTCGCTTCGGAGGAACCTAGCTTCTTCAGCGAAGCTGGAGGAACGGAGTTGGCTTCTCCCGTTGGTCAAGCAGGCTTCGCTCCTTGACTTTATTTAATAAGGGAAGGGGAAAGTCTTTACTTAGTAGTCGGCATTATAGAAGCGGTTTGTCGAGTCTACGAAGCTTTCCTTCTTGTAGTCGGCCCGTAATGCCTCCCTTCATTTGCTTGCCTCCTTCCTTACTTTTCAGAGAAGCATTTTACGACTATAAAGGGCGCTGTTCACCTTTTGAAACTTAGCTACACCGGTCACGACATCTTGTTGATATTGAGGACTTTCGCTGACTGAATCCATAAACCTAGAAAGTCACCGTCACTGGTACTTTTTTTGACTCGATAGGTAGGTATTGGTGGAGCTTGCGTAATGTAGTTGTAGTTAAGGTTGCATTGAAATCTTTATTTTTTTTGAAGATCTACTGAACAAAGGCGAACGGGGCTCCCAAGGCGGGACGTCTGGCAGAATGCTTGGCCTCCTGCGCTGGAAGCGAGACCCGAAGGGTGAGCTTCTGGCGGTTAGCTTCTAGAACTTATAATAGGCATTAGGCATTCTGAGCTGGAAGGAGGCAAGCAAAAGGCCGACCACTCTATCATTTCCCATTTCTGATGGGAAGGCCGACCACTACACGGACTCTATAACAAGTCATGAGCGATATCGAAACCAAGCCTTCGCCTATAGGCTTGGGGATGAAAGCCAGCCCGACGAAGGCCTATGATAGAGTAAGAAAAAAAGTACGTTAAAGTGACGAAGTCACTTAGCCGTCTACAAAGGGAAAGGCGTCGGTACGGAGTCACCGTCAGCTGTGGATATAGACTATACTATAAGGAACGGAGTCTTAAACTATGGACCGAGACTACACTAAGGAACAAGGAAGCTTGACTGAGCAAAGAAGTCAAGAAACGAAGCTGCTTCTCTAATAGCCCCGGAGGGCGAAGGCTTTTTAAAAAAGTTTGATTCCTGGAGAGGGGGCTTCAAGTTCTTAGGAAGAGCCGTACGAGGCAGCTCACGTACGGTTCGGGAGCCGAGCCCCTGCACAGGGGCTTAGGTCAACACTTATATAATAGCCAGTCATCAATTAGAAGCAGGCAAAATGGTGATGAATTGCGATTGGTCCAAACCTTCGACCAGCTCCTTCTCGCAATCCGCCCAGAATGACCATCCTAAGCCCTTATTCACTGTGTGAAGAACGGGGCAGTCCGCTGGAGTGTAGGCTTCTTGGCCACGCCCCCTGCTTATAGATACGAAATACTTGAGATAAATTATCAAATAGGAAATTGCATACCATTAGCCGATATACGTATAGGAACATGGGTACATGAACCCTATAAAATCCTTCACTTTTAGCTTTGAATTACTTATATATCCTATGAATTTCATTTCGCATCGGAAACGATTCTAGGAGAAGTTCGAATCCGTTCCGTTCGGATATTGATCGGTCTTGGTTTGACATGGTTTACGTGTTACTGGTTCCCGGAAGAGTTAATATCTCCATTAGCGTCACCCTTTCTTACCCTGCCTTTTGACTCGTATTTTGTTTGTACACAATTAACGGAGGCCTTTTCGACATTTATTGCAACGTCTTCAATAGCATGCTCTTATTTCGTCTTTCCTTTAATAAGTTATCAAATTTGGTGCTTTTTGATCCCCAGTTGCTATGGAGAACAAAGGACGAAATACAATCGATTCCTCCATTTAAGTGGTTCTCGCTTCTTCTTGTTCCTGTTCCTAACTCCTCCCCGGGTCGTTCCCAATGTTTGGCACTTTCCATACTTCGTGGGTGCAACATCAACAAATTCGCTCATGATCAAGTTACAACCTAAGATCTATGACCATATTATGTTAACTGTTCGTATTTCGTTCATTCCATCGGTATGCTCCCAGGTACCTGTAATTGTGATCTGTTTGCCAGAACCAAGGGGTCTTTCTTTGGAAACCTTCACGAACAATCGTCGTTTTTTGATGGTTTTTCCGCTTCTCACAGCTGCTCTTTCCACACCTCCGGATATCTGGTGCCAAATCGTCGCCCGTTTCCTTATTTCTTTGATAATAGAGTTGGCTATTTTTGTGGCATCGATTGTACAAGTTCGTGAAGAGGGCTGGACGAGTGGAATGAGGGAGAGCGGCTCGATCGAGAAAAAAAAGAAGAGTAGCCCCCCCTAGAACCTGGCAAAGTAACTATCAATGAATTCCAATAAAGACTATAACACACAGAGGACTCCTTACCTTAGGAGCGGGATGAGTGATACATTCGGTGAGCGCCGTAGTTCAGTTTTCCTTATTCGTTAGCTATGCTAAAGGAATGGATTGTTCTCTTTAGGGAGTGCAGAATCAACTAGGGTTAACCTCCGAGGAACGCCTCATGCTAGCCAATCTCAGGTAATTGGTCTATGGCAAAGGGGTTCCTCCTTCCTTCACCTGATGGCAAATACAAGAAGAATTCGGCAACGCAAAAGCGGGCTTAATAATCAAATAATAAGATCGAATTAAGAGGCTCGTCCTCTGAACTATCTAGTTAACGGCGGCGTGATCTTGCTGTAGGGTCAGAGCTGCACCGAAGAACAGTTATTATCGACTCGATGGCTCTGATCCGCGTGAATCAGACGGTGAGTTACTGGTTCTTGAATGGGAATCCCGAGCACCAAAGAGCAGAGTGATCCTGCTCGAGATAGGACCGGGTAAAGGGAAAAAGACAGAAAAGACCATAGAATAGCAATAGGAATCGCTGCTATCCGACAACTTTCTCCGTGGAGCCCTAAAGGTTAACAAAAGATTGTAGAACCCATGGACTTACTATCTAAACGATACGAGACGGGTCAGTCAAGGGCCACCAGAGGCACAAAGCAGGCGAATATCCGTGAGAGCTGAAGATATCAAAGGTATAGGTAAGTAAGGCTTGCACCTCTTTTAATATCAAGGGCAATAAGACGTCGAAGGAAGAATCCGCAATGCTTTGACATTCCTTTTCAAATGAGTTGTGCCCAGCCCAGTTAGTCCACTACTACAGATAGTAACTAGCACAGAAAAACAAGATGGAATCAAATACGGTGTTAATGAATTTACTGAAGTGAACCAAGGAACGTAGTAACTCGACTGGTTGGAGAGGAACTTTGTTATTAGGGTTGAATTTCCAGTCTTCGGGCCTCAACACCGGAGTTCATCCTGAGGCCTAGGTAGGTAGTGACGTCTCTTGCTGGGTCTTCCATAAGGAATGGTCCTGTTAGTCTTAATCCAGCGACTGGCCTTGCTCCGGGCGATATCCGAAGTATGGTTCGCTCGCTAGTTATATGCTTAACACATGCATCTGAGGTCAGAGGTGCCGCTAAGGTGAACGCTCAGCTTCAACTCTGACTATATATTATATATAAGTGCACTGAAGGTTAACTATGTCAATCTACAACTCAATGTGATTGGCTTCGCCCGGGCTCAGTCTCTTTCGGCCGGTATGTAGAATCGTCGGAGCGAGCAGAGCAGCGGAGCGAAGTGGGCTGTGTAATCATTTGATTTTTTGACTTTTTTTTGAATATAATATATAAGGGGTTCTCCTCCAGCTTCGCTGAAGAAGCTAGGTTCCTCCAGGAGCTGAAAACGAGTCCTTCGGAGGGCGAAGAAACTCATTAATTCATTGATGAGGGCCCCTCATTCAAATGTTATGCTTCGTGCTTCCCTCACATTTTGAGTTGATTCTTCCCAATTTCGAGAGTGAGATTGATCCGACCAAGTAGTAGTGCGGAAGCCAGTACATACATGGCTAGTTTCCAGGCAAGCCATCCATATTGGCATAACCTTCTTCTATGCCATCTAGCTTCATAGCCGATAGTTTCCGTTGATCGTTATCTTCATCCATCGGATCAGCTCCTTCTTTTCTTATTTTTTCAATGACTGCTTCTCCTAGAGAACTTCTTTCTCTAGTCACTAAAGTGCGTTTCACCCTCGTTCTTCTCTCTTCTCCTAGACCCACCCCCTTACTGTCTGTTTAGGCCCCCTGCCAGGTACTCCAGTCTCATTGCGTACCGTCCGTCTGCATCTTCTTGCCCTGTTTTCATAGTTGTTTGCTTTTCTTATATGGATTAGGCTTGGTTAAAAGCGTACCGTCAAGCAAGAAAAGGAACCGTAAACTAGCTTTACCGAGTTGGCTTCTCCCGTTGGTCAAGCAGGCTTCGCTCCTGGCTTTCTGGTCTGTGATAAAAGCAATCTCTCTCCGGTTGGTTCGACTGTTAATGGAAAAATGAATAGATCCTTAGGAAGAAAAAGGCTCTTTTGCTCTTGTGTAGAATCAGTTGTTACAGAAGGAGCGGTTTTCGTTTCGCAATGGAATCAGAATTAGCTACGATCAATGAAAATATCGTAGTATAGTAAGAGCCAACAAAGTAGCTGTAACGTGAACAGCTGAAGCTCCTTACCTTATATGGGCTGCACCGCGCTGAATGATCAAATCCCATTTATTCTGATTTTTTTACATTCCAACTCCCATGCCTTTCCGTTGGTCAACAACCAACCGTCGATTTCCCTTTTCCTTCATTTTGAGAACAAGCCTCTCTTGGGGGGGGAGCAGAGCATGCAAAATCGAGCAATAGATGGATCTTAGAAGAATTCCACTTTGAACGGCACGACTCTTTCGATTTTTGCGCTGGCAATTTGAGTTGTCTCCCCAAAACCTTCAATCGACACACTCGACGCAGATAGCTCCGGTGGCCCCGG is a window from the Brassica napus mitochondrion, complete genome genome containing:
- the atp1 gene encoding ATPase subunit 1, with translation MELSPRAAELTNLFESRIRNFYANFQVDEIGRVVSVGDGIAQVYGLNEIQAGEMVLFANGVKGMALNLENENVGIVVFGGDTAIKEGDLVKRTGSIVDVPAGKAMLGRVVDAMGVPIDGRGALSDHEQRRVEVKAPGILERKSVHEPMQTGLKAVDSLVPIGRGQRELLIGDRQTGKTTIAIDTILNQKQINSRATSESETMYCVYVAIGQKRSTVGQLIQTLEEANALEYSILVAATASDPAPLQFLAPYSGCAMGEYFRDNGMHALIIYDDLSKQAVAYRQMSLLLRRPPGREAFPGDVFYLHSRLLERAAKRSDQTGAGSLTALPVIETQAGDVSAYIPTNVISITDGQICLETELFYRGIRPAINVGLSVSRVGSAAQLKAMKQVCGSLKLELAQYREVAAFAQFGSDLDAATQALLNRGARLTEVLKQPQYAPLPIEKQILVIYAAVNGFCDRMPLDRISQYEKAILNSVKPELLQALKGGLTNERKMELDAFLKERALALI
- the orf109 gene encoding hypothetical protein — protein: MKGRKRRNLASSAKLEEPLLYKSNLFLSLFAPSQLVIGHILLLAMLLISELFARLVDQGFVLSELGVFFLGFVDPSKPALVARGTNRCLCPAHTDLILAQKIRITDDKQ
- the orfX gene encoding hypothetical protein (start codon not determined), producing the protein ITYISYEFYFALETILGEVRIRSVWILIGLGLTWFTCYWFSEELIFLLALPFLTLPFDSYFVCTQLTEAFSTFIATSSIACSYFVFPLISYQIWCFLIPSCYGEQRTKYNRFFYLSGFCFFLFLFLTFSWVVPNVWHFLYFVGATSTNSLMIKLQPKIYDYIMLTVRILFISSVCSQVPVIVICLLELRGLSLETFTNNRRFLMVFSLFTAALFTPPDIWCQIVACFLISLIIELAIFVALIVQVREEGWTSGMRESGSIEKKKKSSPP
- the rpl2 gene encoding ribosomal protein L2, whose amino-acid sequence is MRPGRARALRQFTLSTGKSAGRNSSGRITVFHRGGGSKRLLRRIDLKRSTSSMGIVESIEYDPNRSSQIALVRWIKGGCQKKMNTIEELAPPRKILEPTTNTISGLFSFSFLPGKVDQRKVACFSPGLMAAYVVVGLPTGMPPLSSYKSAFASKGAGSTKTLVKDVFFSAFSSPKAKRETASLAFASSFGFPRIAVAGVPTAFFAPRMRQKVRGKSTFSLCEVRKWRTHSILWAHRIKGKAGLSWQSFRRQDTLGLVGAAGHNKSKPKTDQGSLPAKPIGERAKQLKALRGLRAKDGACKVDRAPVTYIIASHQLEAGKMVMNCDWSKPSTSSFSQSAQNDHPKPLFTV
- the orf117b gene encoding hypothetical protein, coding for MTHGYGSGQYELRGFNAARELLHLRFSGCRRWGLDKRKGMSSFSGMVSEMASLPSDGASDLPLEMQYMGFHGSISWFRFLARGESSLSGGTCDTCTDAWLERFDNEFNLVLDAHPTG